Proteins encoded by one window of Enterococcus faecalis:
- a CDS encoding GntR family transcriptional regulator, LSA1692 subfamily, translated as MTENAPKFKQISAEIEKKIRDGLYVSAQKLPSEYDLAKEYNCSRLTIRKAIDDLIRKNILVKRHGKGSYVMSQAKIQSGRAGLQGFTEAAKAYGKKSQTEVISFEEVVHPAEKIREALQVGKNEAIYELIRRRMLDGEPMTVEKIYLPQAYVQGHTKQDFEGSLFCLIEKNVEIAYSHQEIEAILVEAEISELLNVPVGQPLLQVHSITYALDATPILYDVSLYRADRYTFKNTLTRYSPSENNQVELGGSWNE; from the coding sequence GAAAAGAAGATTCGAGACGGTCTGTATGTAAGTGCACAAAAATTACCTTCAGAATATGATTTAGCTAAAGAATATAACTGCAGTCGCTTGACCATCCGTAAAGCGATTGATGATTTGATCCGCAAAAATATTTTGGTAAAACGACATGGTAAAGGTAGTTATGTGATGTCGCAAGCGAAAATTCAAAGTGGTCGCGCTGGCTTACAAGGTTTTACTGAGGCAGCCAAAGCTTACGGGAAAAAAAGCCAGACAGAAGTCATTTCCTTTGAAGAAGTAGTACATCCCGCTGAGAAAATTCGGGAGGCGCTCCAAGTAGGCAAAAATGAGGCAATTTATGAACTGATTCGCCGCCGAATGTTAGACGGCGAACCAATGACAGTTGAAAAAATTTATTTGCCACAGGCATACGTACAAGGCCATACGAAGCAAGACTTCGAGGGCTCTCTTTTCTGCTTAATCGAGAAGAACGTCGAGATTGCTTATTCGCATCAAGAAATTGAAGCAATCTTAGTTGAAGCGGAAATTTCAGAATTATTGAATGTTCCTGTGGGCCAACCACTTTTACAAGTCCACTCTATCACCTATGCGCTTGATGCAACTCCTATTTTATATGATGTCTCTTTATATCGAGCAGATCGGTACACGTTTAAAAACACACTGACCCGCTATAGCCCGTCTGAAAACAACCAAGTGGAGCTAGGAGGTTCTTGGAACGAATGA
- a CDS encoding Sapep family Mn(2+)-dependent dipeptidase has product MKIKEEIAAQKDLFYEDLNKIIAIRSVKGSPKKEAPFGEGPKRALEETLKLAERYGFQTGIVNDAVGYAQWGTAEEYLGIIGHLDVVPEGSGWSVPPFQLTKKNQRLYGRGILDNKGPILACLYGMKLLKELGYQPKKTIRLMFGTDEESGSGDIPLYLEKENAPVFGFTPDCKYPVVYGERGIVNYEITTTIPDDSSEQIGQIIGDQAKDHVPDQLSVVIAGKTTAITGKRAPSNAPELGKNAITLLAQKISEEQLVKGNLLQYFDWLTASFHEKHYGEGVALDFKDQDSGQLILTPYALEKRGQQLVLSLAVRYPVSITENEVTTQLTKALFPESEVTVIRRLPSTLFPKDERNVQKLTKVYEQITGLDGTPVTTTGATYARFMPNIVAFGPSFLGQKGIAHNQDEYMDEKDLLLNLEIYMQAMIALTEA; this is encoded by the coding sequence ATGAAGATCAAAGAAGAAATAGCCGCTCAAAAAGATTTATTTTATGAAGACTTAAACAAAATTATCGCGATTCGAAGTGTGAAAGGGTCGCCTAAAAAAGAGGCACCTTTTGGCGAAGGACCGAAAAGAGCCTTGGAAGAAACGCTGAAACTTGCAGAGCGTTATGGTTTTCAAACTGGGATTGTCAATGACGCAGTTGGCTATGCGCAATGGGGAACAGCGGAAGAATATCTGGGAATTATTGGTCATTTAGATGTAGTACCAGAAGGTTCTGGTTGGTCAGTGCCGCCCTTTCAATTAACGAAAAAAAATCAACGTTTGTATGGTAGAGGAATTCTAGATAATAAAGGTCCTATCTTGGCTTGCCTGTATGGAATGAAATTACTGAAAGAACTTGGTTACCAACCAAAGAAAACCATTCGCTTAATGTTTGGCACGGATGAAGAAAGTGGGAGTGGAGATATCCCCTTATATTTAGAGAAGGAAAACGCACCCGTTTTTGGATTTACTCCAGATTGTAAATATCCAGTAGTTTATGGGGAGCGAGGGATTGTTAATTATGAGATCACAACGACCATCCCAGATGATTCAAGTGAACAAATTGGTCAGATTATAGGTGATCAAGCAAAAGACCACGTACCTGATCAATTAAGTGTGGTGATTGCGGGAAAAACAACAGCAATCACGGGAAAACGTGCTCCTTCCAATGCGCCAGAACTAGGCAAGAACGCGATTACTTTATTGGCACAGAAAATTAGCGAGGAACAGTTAGTCAAAGGAAATTTATTACAGTATTTCGACTGGTTAACCGCTAGTTTTCACGAAAAGCACTATGGCGAAGGAGTAGCTCTGGACTTTAAGGATCAGGATAGTGGGCAATTGATTTTAACGCCCTATGCGTTGGAAAAAAGAGGACAGCAATTGGTGTTATCATTGGCCGTGCGTTATCCTGTTTCTATTACAGAAAACGAAGTAACCACGCAGCTAACGAAGGCACTATTTCCAGAAAGTGAAGTGACCGTCATCCGCCGCCTCCCTAGTACGCTGTTTCCAAAAGATGAGCGCAATGTTCAAAAATTAACCAAGGTTTATGAACAAATTACTGGCTTAGATGGGACGCCAGTCACAACTACAGGTGCTACGTATGCTCGCTTTATGCCGAATATCGTTGCTTTTGGTCCATCATTTCTTGGTCAAAAAGGCATTGCGCATAACCAAGATGAATATATGGATGAAAAAGATTTACTGCTTAATCTGGAAATCTATATGCAAGCGATGATTGCATTAACAGAAGCATAA
- a CDS encoding N(4)-(beta-N-acetylglucosaminyl)-L-asparaginase codes for MTWGAIATWRMAHDGLLKATEELQQGGAAGTAVEQLIKEVEDYPFYKSVGYGGLPNEEGILEMDAAYMDGDTFAIGAVAGITDVKNPISVAKALSKEKFNSFRVGAGATKYSMLHGFERKNMLTERANQWWQKRLKEIQENQLNPYDGHDTVGAITLDQTGSMAAGTSSSGLFMKKAGRVGDSPLSGSGFYVDSEIGGAAATGLGEDLMKGCLSYEIVRLMGEGRSPQQACDQAVYAFHEKLTQRYGKAGAFSLVAMNKQGDWGVATNVEFTFTVGTDMQQPEIYIANPGKNHTTEIQPISQEWLAAYEKRIKAPIE; via the coding sequence ATGACTTGGGGTGCAATTGCGACATGGCGGATGGCACATGATGGGTTACTAAAAGCTACAGAAGAATTACAACAAGGAGGTGCTGCAGGCACGGCCGTGGAACAATTAATTAAAGAAGTAGAAGACTATCCTTTTTATAAGTCAGTGGGCTACGGCGGTTTACCTAATGAGGAAGGGATTTTAGAAATGGATGCTGCCTATATGGATGGAGACACATTTGCAATTGGTGCTGTGGCGGGAATTACAGATGTTAAAAATCCGATTTCAGTGGCTAAAGCATTAAGTAAAGAGAAGTTTAATAGTTTTCGTGTTGGCGCAGGTGCAACGAAATATTCAATGTTGCACGGTTTTGAAAGAAAGAATATGTTGACAGAACGCGCTAATCAATGGTGGCAAAAGCGTTTAAAAGAAATTCAGGAAAATCAGTTGAACCCCTATGATGGGCATGATACTGTCGGCGCTATTACGTTAGACCAAACAGGATCAATGGCAGCTGGCACTTCCAGTTCGGGACTCTTCATGAAAAAAGCAGGACGTGTTGGCGATTCACCACTGTCAGGTTCTGGTTTTTATGTTGATAGCGAAATTGGTGGTGCTGCGGCTACAGGCTTAGGTGAAGATTTAATGAAAGGCTGTCTTTCTTATGAAATCGTTCGTTTAATGGGGGAAGGGCGCTCGCCACAACAAGCATGTGATCAAGCGGTCTATGCTTTTCACGAAAAATTGACCCAACGTTATGGGAAAGCAGGAGCTTTTTCACTGGTGGCCATGAACAAACAGGGAGACTGGGGCGTAGCTACGAATGTGGAATTTACTTTTACGGTTGGTACTGATATGCAGCAACCAGAAATCTATATTGCAAATCCAGGCAAGAATCATACCACAGAGATTCAGCCGATTTCACAAGAATGGTTAGCGGCCTATGAAAAAAGAATTAAAGCACCAATTGAATAG